One Phragmites australis chromosome 23, lpPhrAust1.1, whole genome shotgun sequence DNA window includes the following coding sequences:
- the LOC133906709 gene encoding LOW QUALITY PROTEIN: uncharacterized protein LOC133906709 (The sequence of the model RefSeq protein was modified relative to this genomic sequence to represent the inferred CDS: inserted 2 bases in 1 codon; substituted 1 base at 1 genomic stop codon) yields the protein MAKSDDALARKRSKVRRKRLRSSENAVSERVAAIIASNRRRKLGKRRAXEGMCFSLPTPDDPFNYSHGKKRKNDEPTDDTPAATAKDDDPKKKKDTNTKKQPPAKAVPKAKSKVIRERETEREEGRVDYDRPSKFLVVCLNAIRDEVAPEDGGGIHGAGEWGVELWGCCSAXPCDVLDTSGACATLQQTAWLVSTACDIVAGKERLGAVVSCPFLLYLVPSQEKAVQVRSICKPLKPLGIHSVSLHPGASVEHQISGLKSCEPEFLISTPERLLELISLKAIDISNVSMLVVDGLKSFMDLNVSDKLYSIRDAISSNPQITIFSDPYDKNVATIARNLVRGRITKLSMIDSVTSRSAFIAQYVHFCPSEEQKTSKVKEILDQILKSHARKTSKVLLVAASDKKAQHLSSSLKLENCTVTDDSHGNSFTICSSVGLMNVLVKDRENMVMTDVEEFETLLVVDLPPLVDEYVEILTGATRHVVGGEVHSIFSNVDAPIAKPLADLLANCSQEVPGCLKNLEPS from the exons ATGGCGAAGAGCGACGACGCGTTGGCGCGGAAGCGCAGCAAGGTGCGCCGGAAGCGCCTGCGCAGCAGCGAGAACGCCGTCTCGGAGCGGGTCGCGGCAATCATCGCATCCAATCGCCGCCGCAAGTTGGGAAAGCGCCGCGCCTGAGAGGGCATGTGCTTCTCGCTCCCCACACCCGACGACCCCTTCAACTACAGCCACGGGAAGAAGCGCAAGAACGACGAGCCGACCGACGACACGCCCGCCGCTACCGCCAAGGACGACgacccaaagaagaagaaggacacaaacacaaagAAGCAGCCGCCGGCAAAGGCCGTACCCAAGGCCAAGTCCAAGGTCATACGTGAGCGGGAgacggagagggaggagggccgCGTGGACTACGACCGGCCGTCCAAGTTCTTGGTGGTCTGCCTCAACGCCATCCGGGACGAGGTGGCGCCCGAGGACGGCGGCGGCATCCACGGCGCCGGCGAATGGGGCGTGGAGCTCTGGGGGTGCTGCTCCGC GCCGTGCGACGTGCTCGATACCAGCGGCGCGTGCGCCACGCTGCAGCAGACGGCGTGGCTCGTCTCCACCGCCTGCGACATCGTCGCAGGGAAGGAGAGGCTCGGGGCTGTCGTCTCTTGCCCCTTCCTGTTGTACCTCGTCCCGTCCCAGGAAAAGGCCGTGCAA GTGCGATCGATATGCAAACCCCTGAAGCCTCTTGGAATTCATTCGGTGAGCTTGCATCCTGGCGCTTCTGTTGAACACCAGATATCAGG ACTCAAAAGTTGTGAACCGGAGTTTCTTATATCTACTCCGGAGAGACTTCTTGAACTTATTTCGTTAAAGGCGATTGACATATCAAATGTATCAATGCTG GTTGTTGATGGactgaagtctttcatggacCTTAATGTCAGCGACAAACTTTATTCTATTAGAGATGCAATATCAAGCAATCCTCAGATAACTATCTTCAGTGACCCATATGATAAAAATGTTGCTACGATAGCGAGGAATCTAGTCCGTGGAAGAATTACTAAGCTCTCTATGATTGATTCTGTTACCTCCCGAAGTGCATTCATAGCCCAGTATGTGCACTTCTGTCCATCTGAGGAGCAGAAAACATCAAAG GTCAAAGAAATTCTTGATCAGATTTTAAAAAGTCATGCTAGAAAGACGTCAAAGGTTCTGCTAGTAGCTGCAAGCGATAAAAAAGCGCAGCACCTATCATCATCACTTAAACTGGAAAATTGCACCGTGACTGATGACTCACATGGCAACTCTTTTACAATATGCAGCAG TGTGGGGCTGATGAATGTCCTTGTGAAAGACCGGGAGAACATGGTGATGACAGATGTAGAAGAATTTGAGACTTTGTTGGTTGTGGATTTGCCTCCTTTGGTCGATGAATATGTTGAGATCCTCACCGGGGCTACTCGTCATGTTGTTGGAGGGGAGGTGCATAGTATCTtt tctaacgtAGATGCGCCAATTGCAAAACCTTTGGCTGACCTTCTTGCAAACTGTAGCCAAGAGGTTCCTGGGTGTCTCAAAAACTTGGAGCCCTCATAG